The proteins below are encoded in one region of Aphelocoma coerulescens isolate FSJ_1873_10779 chromosome 4, UR_Acoe_1.0, whole genome shotgun sequence:
- the TMEM128 gene encoding transmembrane protein 128 isoform X2 gives MRGKREEESTAVEKTMRPLTRLNIHSAFWILASITVTYYFDFFKNIKETMQADSWWLACGTCLLAACLSVAFYCILYLEWYCGIQDYDEQYPALIPITTATFIAAAICFNVALWPVWSFLTPVLLFIQFMGVVMLVSLLG, from the exons atgaggggaaaaagagaag AAGAGTCTACGGCTGTAGAGAAAACGATGAGGCCTCTTACCAGATTGAATATTCATTCTGCATTCTGGATTTTGGCATCAATAACTGTGACATActactttgatttttttaaaaatattaaagaaaccATGCAAGCAGATAG TTGGTGGCTTGCCTGTGGCACTTGTTTACTGGCTGCATGTTTATCTGTTGCCTTTTACTGCATACTGTATCTTGAGTGGTATTGTGGAATTCAGGACTATGATGAGCAGTACCCTGCACTGATTCCTATCACAACAGCTACCTTTATAGCAGCAGCAATTTG TTTCAATGTTGCCTTGTGGCCTGTCTGGTCATTTTTGACACCTGTGTTGCTCTTCATTCAGTTCATGGGTGTTGTGATGCTTGTATCACTCCTGGGATAA
- the TMEM128 gene encoding transmembrane protein 128 isoform X1: MEPGGGGDALPRLRRPGRRGPEPRDPQQPQPPARGGGTAEESTAVEKTMRPLTRLNIHSAFWILASITVTYYFDFFKNIKETMQADSWWLACGTCLLAACLSVAFYCILYLEWYCGIQDYDEQYPALIPITTATFIAAAICFNVALWPVWSFLTPVLLFIQFMGVVMLVSLLG, translated from the exons ATGgagcccggcggcggcggggacgCGCTGCCGAGGCTGCGGCGCCCGGGGCGGCGCGGGCCGGAGCCCCGGGACCCGCAGCAGCCGCAGCCGCCTGCCCGGGGCGGCGGGACGGCCG AAGAGTCTACGGCTGTAGAGAAAACGATGAGGCCTCTTACCAGATTGAATATTCATTCTGCATTCTGGATTTTGGCATCAATAACTGTGACATActactttgatttttttaaaaatattaaagaaaccATGCAAGCAGATAG TTGGTGGCTTGCCTGTGGCACTTGTTTACTGGCTGCATGTTTATCTGTTGCCTTTTACTGCATACTGTATCTTGAGTGGTATTGTGGAATTCAGGACTATGATGAGCAGTACCCTGCACTGATTCCTATCACAACAGCTACCTTTATAGCAGCAGCAATTTG TTTCAATGTTGCCTTGTGGCCTGTCTGGTCATTTTTGACACCTGTGTTGCTCTTCATTCAGTTCATGGGTGTTGTGATGCTTGTATCACTCCTGGGATAA